The following proteins are encoded in a genomic region of Pyxicephalus adspersus chromosome 9, UCB_Pads_2.0, whole genome shotgun sequence:
- the LOC140338703 gene encoding thyrotropin-releasing hormone receptor-like produces the protein MENGSKVDSPTNISLANNDVVFSMMEYKAISIFLVLLVCGVGIIGNIMVVLVVFITREMRTPTNCYLVSLAVADLMVLVAAGLPNVTDSLAGTWIYGHAGCLGITYFQYLGINASSCSITAFTVERYIAICHPMKAQTVCTVSRAKRIIAVVWVFTCIYCMMWFFLVDIQVNKTQQVECGYKVSRNLYLPIYLTDFAIFYVIPLFVATILYGLIGRILFLSPIPSHPDSTVERWREKSSKEKGAAEADGNKTNNRSRPKGALSSRKQVTKMLAVVVVLFALLWMPYRTLVLVNSFMENPYLDPWFLLFCRICVYANSAINPVIYNVMSQKFRTAFKRLCKCGQVDTQRRGIYLTSTTYSMVRDNAGTRVEKNQKPDNPTVVPKQTDKPKVEGELYYSVV, from the exons ATGGAGAATGGCAGTAAGGTGGACAGCCCAACCAACATCTCCTTGGCCAACAACGATGTGGTGTTCAGTATGATGGAGTACAAAGCCATCTCCATCTTCTTGGTTCTTCTCGTTTGTGGTGTCGGCATCATAGGAAACATCATGGTGGTCCTGGTGGTTTTCATCACACGCGAGATGAGGACGCCGACCAACTGCTATCTGGTCAGTTTGGCCGTAGCCGACTTAATGGTCCTGGTGGCGGCCGGTTTGCCCAACGTTACGGACAGTTTGGCTGGGACTTGGATCTACGGTCATGCCGGCTGCCTCGGCATAACTTACTTCCAGTATTTGGGGATCAATGCTTCCTCCTGCTCCATCACAGCTTTTACAGTTGAAAG ATATATCGCCATCTGCCACCCAATGAAAGCCCAGACAGTGTGCACTGTGTCCCGCGCCAAGCGCATCATTGCCGTAGTCTGGGTGTTCACTTGTATCTACTGCATGATGTGGTTTTTCCTGGTGGACATTCAAGTGAACAAAACCCAGCAGGTGGAGTGCGGCTACAAGGTCTCCCGGAACCTCTACCTGCCCATTTACTTGACAGACTTTGCCATTTTCTACGTCATCCCTCTCTTTGTTGCCACCATCTTGTATGGGCTTATTGGAAGAATCTTATTTCTTAGCCCAATTCCCAGCCACCCTGACAGCACCGTGGAGAGATGGAGGGAGAAAAGCTCAAAAGAGAAGGGTGCGGCAGAGGCCGATGGCAACAAGACGAACAACCGGAGTCGGCCCAAAGGGGCATTGTCCTCCCGGAAGCAG GTCACCAAGATGTTGGCGGTGGTAGTCGTCCTCTTCGCCCTCCTTTGGATGCCCTATCGGACTTTGGTTCTGGTCAATTCATTTATGGAAAACCCTTACCTTGACCCGTGGTTCCTCCTCTTTTGCCGAATTTGTGTCTACGCCAACAGCGCAATTAACCCCGTCATCTACAATGTCATGTCGCAAAAATTTCGCACGGCTTTCAAGAGGTTGTGCAAATGTGGCCAGGTGGATACCCAGAGGAGGGGCATTTACCTCACCAGCACCACCTACAGCATGGTGAGGGACAACGCGGGTACCCGGGTAGAGAAGAACCAGAAACCCGATAACCCAACCGTGGTGCCAAAACAAACTGATAAACCCAAGGTGGAAGGGGAACTCTACTATAGCGTGGTTTAG